Within the Eucalyptus grandis isolate ANBG69807.140 chromosome 1, ASM1654582v1, whole genome shotgun sequence genome, the region ccctcgGTTTCTCAACCAAATCGCTGCTCGGTCGTCGTCGTGACTCAATTCTCATCGCTCCTCACCTTGCTTGACTGacggagaatttgggtctccacaaacaaagaaagaagcatatgaattttctttttgttttttaattcgTGCCTTAACCAGCAAAACATTTGGGTCTTTGACTTTACGAatgatgggtacaaggaatggggagaacttcggtctttgactttgcagagGACGGGTATAAGGAACGAGAAAAACCGTAGAAaacctaggttttttttttttttctctttttaggatttgttaatttttcttatatttttttgacaaatttgccTAAACTCTAGTCATCGAAAATGTCACATGCCATACCGGCTAATATTTGGCTGACCAAGAGTTCTCGGgttttatttggaattgatttacCACTTCAGTCGCTTATTTGAGACATTAACGGTGGCAgggtccttatttaaaaaaattggtccactttggatctttatttgaaatttttcctaaaaatataattaaattttaaaattttcgataCGCTTATTcctttaattaatttgaaagtTGACTTTGTATATAGTAGAGATAtacatttaacaaaaaatattcttGTCATTGAAAATGAGCTACAAAAAACCTCGTAATTCTATTTTACCAAGAAATAACGTTGAATTGTATATCCTCTCCTTATCACTGCAACAggggataaaaaaagaaaaaaccaaacaaGGAGTGAAAACGAaagagggtttagggtttaagAGCTTCACGTGGAATGAGTTGCTAATCGCCAAATGCCGGTAACGATGCTGCTCCATGCTTGATCGATTTTCAGGTCCTCATCACCCGGTGCAAGAAGCCCTCTTTCGATATTCCGAAGGACGTGACTTAGTTGATGACCGGCAAGAGAGCTTCGGGGTCAGCATGTGGGCGCTTCGCCGAGCCTCTGGTCCTCTCAAGTAACCACCTTTCTCTCGTCTCGTTGCTTCTCTGTCGCGTTGCTTTCGACCCATTTCTGTTTATTTGAAGTCTCGTCCGATGCATGGGCTAGTCGCTGAATCCACGTGCTGAATGAGCTTGCTGCCGTTTGGGTTGGTTGGGTCGAGGTTTAGCTTCAATCTAGTCATGGGCTGGTGAGACggtgattttctttgttttttccgGAGTTTCCGGGCAATCGAAGAGAGCCCTTTTTCTTGCGTGTTGTTTTGATGCTGGTTGTAATCAGGATCAGAGAGTGGAATGGGGTGGCCTCTTTTGAGGTGTAAATTAGGCTTGTTTGCAGGGAATGGACTATAATTGTGGAAATGGACGATGGGAGGGCGTTTTAAGTTTTGTCACATGATCGTCCTACTTGTTTCAGTACTTTCCCTGTGGATTGGTGGCCAGCTTGGGAGTGTACATTCTCATTCAAGTGCCATCTTTTCGTGCTTGGGCAATGAAGTTATTCTTAGAACTGTGGTCCAACGTTCGAGGGATTTAAGGACGATAGGATGCAGCAGCCGATGGCACAACTCATTCCAGACAGCTACTTGTGGCATCTCAGGATTACttcattcttttaattcttttagaCTTGGCCTGTTGGAAAAATTTTCTCTGTAGAATGTTTTCGTCTCTAGGCTCACTGGAATGAGTGTGTGATTTGCTCTTCTCATGTATGCAGAAACTGCAGTTCTGGGGTGGTGCTAGGGCGATCCAGTTCTGTTAAATCAGAGAGCCACGTGGATGATGCCACGGGCATTATCAGGCTCCCTATGTTAGAGAGCTTTGACCAAGCGGGTGATAATACATCTTCACGACGGTTTATGagggttttcaatttttcttcaaaagctCATGGTAGAAGCTGCGTAGGGGAAGATGACTATAAAGCTGAACTTGGAGCATCAATTAATACCAAGTCCATTTCAGAGAGCAAAGAGGATGTTGATGATGGGTTAATTTCAGAGGCGGAGTTTTCTCATCATGATGATGAAGAATCTTCTGGAAGTAGTTTGGAAAAGCTGGAAACGAAGACTCGTCCTACAGGGAGAACATCAGTGAGGAGAGCTTCATCAGCACTCTTCACGGCCATCGTTCGCACTTCAAGTCAGTCCTTGAGGACTGTCCTTGATAAGTGGTTAGAAGAAGGGAAAGATTTGGGCAGGGATGAGATATCATTGACCATGTCTAACCTTCGTGGCCGTAAAATGTATGGGAGGGCCTTGCAGGTGGTTTGATTTGCTCTGCTTTTCTTCCAAGGgttatttgtattttaatttagatTTATTTCCACATTGTAGAGCAGCATACAGTTTTCTAAGTCATTAGTGCCCCCCCTGTCTTCTGTATTCCTGAATCTCTTTGTAGGCTTGATTTTGAATTTGCTGCTCATTAGATACATGTTAACACGATGTTGGTTTGCAGCTTTCAGAGTGGTTGAAGAAGCATTTCCCTTCTTCCGAGAGAGATTATGCATCTCAAGTTGATCTAATTGCCAAGGTGCTTGGACTAGAGGAGGCAGAGAACTATGTTGAGAATATTCCAGAATCCTTCCAGGGGGAAAGAGTCTACAGGACATTGTTGGCAAGCTGTGTCATGGCGAACAACATCAGAAAAGCAGAGGAAGTTTTCAATAAAATGAGGGATCGAGAATTTCCTCTGACACCATTTGCTTGCGACCAGTTGCTCCTGCTTTACAGTAGGCATGACAGGAAGAAGATCTCTGATGTATTGTTGTTGATGGAGAAGGAAAATGTTAAGTCCTCTGCCTTCACCTACAGGCTCTTAATAAATGTCAAAGGCCGAATAAATGATCTGAAAGGCATGGATCAAGTTGTTGAGGCGATGAAGGCTGAAGGCATGGAATGTGACCTCATGACAAAAGCTAGCTTGGCTCAGTATTATATATCAGGTGGAATGAAGGAGAAAGTGGAGGCTATTGTGAAAGAGATGGAAGGTGGAGATTGGAAAAGACACAGGCCAGCTTGCGAATATTTGCTTCCTATTTATGCAGGGCTTGGAAAAGCGGATGAAGTGAGAAGAGTTTGGGCACTTTGCATGCCAAAGCCAACGCTATCAGAGTTCACTGCCGTGATGGAAGCTTGGGGTAAGTTGAAAGATATCAAAGAAGCAGAAGCCACTTTCAATCTAATGATGGAAACAGGATGTCGGATCCCCTCGAAGACTTACTTGGTCCTCCTGAAGATGTATGTAGACAATAAGATGCCGAACAAAGCAAAGGATGTGGTTAGACGCATGTCAGATAGCGGGTGTGTTATTGGGCCATTAACTTGGGATGCTCTTGTGAGGCTTTACGTGGAAGCGGGTGAAGTTGAAAAGGCCGACTCTTTTTTGCAGAAGGCGGTGAAGAAGAACCCGCAGAAGCCAATGTACTCATCTATGACGGCCATCATGGAGGAGTATGCAAAAAGGGGTGACGTCCACAAGTCTGAGAAGATCTTTCACCAAATAAGGCAGGCTGGTTATCCTGGTCGAGCGCAGCTCTTTAGATTCCTAACTATGGCTTATATAAATGCAAAAGCTCCAGCTTATGGGCTTTGGGAGAGGATGAAAGCAGATGATATATTTCCAGATAAAAACTTGGTGAGGCAGTTGGCTTTGGTTAATCCATTTAAAAGCTCAAGTGTCTCGAATTTGTTAGACTGATGTTTCCTAGGCTACATATTTATATCTTCTAACTTCCGCTTCTTACCCGATTAAGAGGAACAAGCTGACGTATTGTATCTGGAGATGAGCCTCTTCTGCCTCTCTGATTTTCTATATTGGTCTCCTTCTCTCGATGGACCACACAGCACGTTGAATCTAAGCATACTTTTGGAGCTGTTTGATTTTAAGATGAACTGTAAGGATGATACAGAGCGGACTCGTCTTTGTGCTTGGAGTGGATTCGATAATGTTCTTCGATCATCATCTCAGTGAGAAAAGATGGCTTGTCGTCCTTTTTTTTGCCATATCCTTTGCCCTGATGTTCAAGCAATGTGTGACTCGTTCAAGATGCATGAAGAAGCCAGTGGAGTATGGTATTCTTTAGGTTTCAGGAAGCGAAACCTTGGATCCGTGTCACATTTTCGTAATGCATCGGACTTTAGCCTTGATAACaggatggaaagaaaacatATCTATGCGGTGCGTTAACTGGAAGAATAAAAGACTGACGACTGCTCACAGATGATATTTCCATTTGAACTATCAAGCTCTTTGCGTTATCAAAGCATGTGAAGAAACTTCAAAGAAAAGAGCtctgcaaattaaatatattgACTAAACCGCTTAAGGCATTGCTTATGCACGttagaaaaaaaatggcttTTGAGTGCAGAGAATTTGCTGCGGCTTCACGAAACTGCAGAGAAAGCATAAAATACCCTGTTAAATAAAAACCGAATCCAATTCATTGAGATtgtgttttgttgtttggataTAAATTGAGATAGGATAATTAAGGTGGGATTAAAAATGTTCCGTACTATGAAATGTCTCATCATATATATTTGATCAAACCTAGGATACGATGGAAAGTCCCATTTTCGAGCTGGATGATGTCACCACTGTTTCTCATTAGTATCTTGACATTATTGGATTCTACTGTGAGTTTTTGCTAGTTTTTCCTTATTAGTCCCGAATCCTGATTCTTCCACTTTGTCGAATTAGTAGTATAAATTTggagaagaacaaaagaacctGCTTCATTGTTAAGTCTCTCCAGAtataatgaaaaatccaaatgtCCATCTACCCTGTCTGTATTTTGATCGAGAGGCTCATAAATTGCGCCAACCATCTTCATGGCTTTGGTCATTCAGGTATGGAGGGTGCTCATCAGCATCTTCTGATGAATTTCCGATGGTGATTTCAACGGATGATCGAGGAGGCCATCGCGACGATTGACGAAAAGAGAGGGTTGAGCACATTTGGCAATTGCCAAATACGTGGAAGACAAGCACCAACGTCGACGCTCATGCGAAAACTTTTCGAAGTAACTCTTCATATGAAAGCATGCGaagaaacttaaaagaaaagaactctgCAATGATTTGCAAACCTGACTTAagaatatattaaatgaattgaCTATGCCGCTTGAGGCATTGCTCATGCACGTTAAAGGAAAATAGCTTTTGAGTGCAGAGCACTTGCTGCAGCTTCGCGAAAATGCAGTCAAAGCATAGATATTCATATTGTTGAATAAAACCCGAGTCTAATTCATCAGGACTGCATTTGGTTGTCAGGATACGGATTAAGATGGGATAGACCAAAGTGGGTTTAAAAATCTTCCATACTATGAAATGTCTCATCATCTATATTTGATCAACCTAGGATATGATGGAAAGTCCCATCTCGAGCCTATTGTGACGTCCAACAAACCCATCAAAATCCTGACTCCCGACACCATCCAGAAGTGGCTGATGTCACCACGTTTCTTCATTAGTATCTTAACATTATTGGATTCTACTTGGACTTGAGCAAATCCTTAAACTGCTCCACCCTGAATCGGGCATCCCAGGTGCCCAGTTAGCCCCCATTTACCGGGGGTTTAACTGTGATTATGGGATAATGTCCCCATTGGGTATCCCCGCCAACTCCCGACAAGGGAGAGGGACCCATCTTCGGATCCCGTGAGCCCTTCTCAGATACTAGGGCTGGGTTCGCGAAATGAAGAAGGCCGGCGTCACCCACGTGAGTGGGTTGCCTGGGGTGGCAGCGGGACCGTTTCTTCATTAGTATCTTAACATTATTGGATTCTGCTGAAGTTTTTGCTAGTTTTTCCTTACTAGTCCCGAGTCCTGATGCTTCCACTTTGTCGTATTAGTTgtataattttggaaaagaacAAATGCTCCATTGTCAAGTCTCTCCGGGtataatgaaaaatccaaatgtCCATCCACCGTGTTTGTATTTTGATCGAGAGGCTCATGAATTTCGCCAACCATCTTCATGGCTTTGGTCATTCGGATACGGAGGTGTTCATCGGCATCCTCTGATGAATTCCCGATGGTGATTTCAACAGATGATCGAGGAGGCCATCGTGACGATTGACGAAAAGAGAGGGTTGAGCACATTTCGCAATGGCCAAATGCGTGGAAGACAAGCACCAACGTTGGCGCTCACGCGAAATCTTTTCGAAGTAACTCTTCTGTGTTAAAGTGATATGCAGTAGTTGTAATTTGATGCCGAATCTTTATACAGAAAACACGGGGAAtttgttgattgattgatttcttCCTTACTTTTCCATCAGTGCATTTCGCCCTTTTATTGTCTTTGCGGCGAAGGAAAATATTCACGAGAAGGAGATttcaacatttgttttttttcgaCTTTTTGTACGGCTTCATCCAGATTCGCCCATGAGAACATTCATAGTATCAGTATGACGACTAGCAATTCGACATTTTCTTGCAATCCCAGATTACGCATTTAATTTTTCAGAGACATAATGAATTGCAATCATCTCTACATGAAATAATCCACGCATTATAGCCCAAACTGTACTGAATCTATTATATGGtgaccaattcaattttaaatcttttagcAATTTGTCAACTTTAGTTGGAAATTGCTAGCATACATGCCAGCGGACGTGGacaatttacaaatttttaaaactttctgaattattttttttcttttcttctctttttctccttttttttctcacaaTATCTTAAAACTCATGGACCATTttccatctcttttttttttggtcgaattcccAACAGGTGAGATCTGCGGCCCCTTGGCTaagaagcaaagaaaagttaagaagaaacaataaaaaaaaaatcagaaaaaaatttaaaaaagtaattatccacattagtgattttggtaaaaattggTCAAAAGGAACTACGctaataaattgttaaaatgttttggattaaattgtgacacatttgaaatgatgaataatgaataaaagaatagtATAATGGGGAAAgctaaataattcaatttacaCACTGTTATTGAATCGGTCGCCTTGTCgtaagtttataactttttcgATAATTTTCTCTGACTTTGGGTGGATGCGTGTTCCGACAAACTTGTCCCCTCGACAAAAAGCGACGAAGGAATTTGGTTACATCCATGGGGTTTGATTATTATGTCATACGACTTGAGAGTGCACTTTGTACACTCCGAATCGAAGACTACTTCAGCACCGTGCACTCAATCACGGTCAGATTCGAGCACGAGACTTGCAAGCATCGAGGGGGGTTTGGTGGCGTGAAGGAACAATGAATGTGGCCAGTAAACATCGGCTACGTTCAAGCCAGGGAGATCGAATCTGGATGTGAACCGGGGTAGGTGCATTACATCCGCCAGATCCCAACGCACTCACAATAACGATAAATTATTTCGAGCAATGCTAGGATTACACGGAATCCGTTTTACAATTTGATTAGCGCCGTCGTACTGTTGAGTTTTTTTTAGAACGTGACCAAGTTTGAGAGTTTTGCCTGGAAATGGTAATACAGAGCGTACTAAATTAAAGCGACATGATTAATAGTAAGTCCGCATTCAAAAGAACTAGTCACATTCAACACCTAACGAAAGTCTCAGGGACAGTATTTTATATACAAATTTATGCATTAGACTAAACGTTTGCTTTTGTGCGTAGCTTACTTTGTGGCAACCTGTTGAATTTTCTGAACTGGTGACAatgataaaagagaaaaaattgaacttcTACACATAGTCAACCGATTTGAATTGACTAATAGGGAAGGTAACCTCAGAAAAGAAATTTAGGGGCGCATGACAAACCAAAGTTTCCgttgcaaaaataatttttctattccaggtTTGTTTATGGAATaatccatttgataaaactatttcatttttttatttttttgaaacataTTTCTACTCTAGTAAtatgtttgaaacaaaaatcagaagtaaattttttttacttttttttttggaataaaaataagaaataaaaaaatttcttattacTCATTCTCTCTACTAGTCAGCCAGCCATCCACAATATGCCGCCCGCCGCCCACCACCATCGCTACCATCCGCTGCTTGGTAGCCCCTCaaaggagaaattttgtgttgtcatcaaacaaaattatgttttaaaaatataaattttgtattgttattaaacaataattttttttttcaaaaactcatCTAGTTAGAAATTTCATCGTTCACGCCTTATTATATTGAAGAAAAGTACACATTAACTCgagacaagaaagaagaacctAGACGGACCCTTAAAACAGCAACAGACCCACAGGCGAATGTAAGACCTCACTGATGTCCAGGTTCACCTTCAGCATTGCAAGCAGATTcagaccaaaacaaaaaaaaacgattTCGCAGCTGCCCACGTGAAGGCGAATGATGCCTCGAAAAACGTCGAGATTCACCGGCCGGCGCATGTCAGAAGGGACCGACTAATGCGGAATCTGGCAAATTaggaaagacaaaagaagaataagaagaagcaaattagagaaagagagaaaagtttCGATTTTTCCAGTGCCGTAAAGTTAccatttttttgacaaaaccCATCGAAGAAAAACGCGACCCCCGTTCCTGTTCTTCACGTGCCTGTCTTCAGTGGAGACTCGAGAAGAAATTCGACTTTTCTAGAATATGACCGGACAATTGGAAAACGCCTCTTCAGTTTGCTTTCCAATCGGTGACAACCCCACCTTACACGGCTGGATACCAAAAAGAGACGACCTGAAAAAGATCGTTTAATCCCACGGACGCCAGAGGTTCGGGACCTCCGTTTGACCTTCCGGCGAAACGCGTTTCAGCAGGCCATTTTGACGGTCCACAAGACGACCCGGTCCCGGTCGCGGTCCTACGATGTTTTGCTACAGTGATGTTTCCAGACAATTCTTGGGTTTTCCCCAGAAACAACGAGGTGGCCTGTGAACCCTCCCCGGCTATCTCCTCCATGAACGTAAGGATTTTTTGCTGTTACGATGCCCTTAAACATGGCACCGATTCAATGTCCATGTGGAGTATCGGGGCGGGTCGCCAAGAAAATCTAAACTTGTGGACAAGATACACCTCTCACGCAACACCAGATAGGCACTTTTACTCTCCAACGCTAGAATTGATCGCGTCAACGCAAAATTTGATCTGTTCAAACACCAAAAGGAGTCCACAGTGGCGTTCCACAAACCCCTTTTAGCATCTccatcatcattttcatcctccaaaaagacgatctctctctctctctctctctctttaacaTCAAGAATCCACCAGCTGGGGTAAAGACTGAAAACGGGCAGGGCCATAATTGCGCATAAATACGGGGCAGACCGCCGTGGCAAAGGGGGAGGTCAGCTGGCACATTTACTGGCGTGCCCATCAGAGTCAAAAGCGACTTTTCCCATTCTTCCCCCAAGAGCTCATCCACATCCAGAGTCAGCACTTTCGGTCCCCACTCTGCATCCAAGAACAGAACGTGGGACAAATTCTAGATAAAACCATTCGCCCGGCAACTGAAAATACGAATCTTGGTTGAAATTTCCTTCCCAACCCTGTATATATAACACCCGAGAATCCATCGATTCTATTTCCTTGTTTGTTCGACTTCCCTAGAGAATGTCGAGCCTCAAAATCACCAAAAAGCACCACAGGCACCTCAACAACCCCTTCCCTTCCGCTCCAAAGTCCCTGCCTTTCGTTCAGGGGACTCTGTTCTCCGAGTCCCTGACATTGGCGACACACCAGACCTTCCCAATCGGGAAAGATTTTCGGCTCACTTGGCAGTCAAGAAATGGAGGCTTTCTCTCAGTTTCTCACCGACTGCAGCCCGACAAATCCTTATGGTCCACCATCCCCGGACAAGCCTTTGTTTCCGGGGCTTTGGCCGAAACAGAGATTCAAGAAAGCAGAGGATCATTTGTCATCAAGGACAGAGAAGTCCGTTTGGTCTGTGATCATCAAACCATCGAAGACATAAGGGTGATCGATCATTTGGACAGTTTCTTGCATGCCACCGATCCTGATTTCCCTTCGGGATGTGTAGGATTTGATCAGAATGATGTGAAGAAAACAGAGTTCCCTGTCCTGATGATAACTGGCAGGATCTTTAGTATGAAAAAGAAGCGCCCTCAAGACTCCAGCTTGAGTAAGAAAATGACGCTAGGAAAGGATTGCACTTATGCAAGATACTGGGTTTTCTTTGGTCAGAAAAGCAGTCACCAAGTTGGGTTTCAGGTGAGGCTGGGCAAACCCAACTTCAACCTCAGCCAGGCAATTTCTCCGGCTGGTCTAAGAAGGCGTCAGGTCTTAAGACTGAAGCTGTGCCAGCTTCGGAAGAAGAAACTCGGATGGTGGTGGTCCTTTCGGAGGCCAAGAAATTATGTTGCGGTTTCCTCTGCTGAGGACGAAATAGTCGGAGTGAAGCCTCCAGAGTCCACAGAATTTAACAGGATTTGTCTCACTTATTCCAgcgaaaaaagtgaaaaattctACGGTTTCGGGGAGCAGTTCTCTCACATGAATTTTAAAGGCCGAAGGGTGCCAATTTTCGTACAAGAACAGGGCATTGGACGAGGTGATCAGCCAATAACTTTCGCAGCTAATTTGGTTAGCCACAGGTTGGTAGCATTAAGCTCTGTCGTGAATTCACTGATCACAGATGGATATAATTGGAACATTTCACTTCTTTTGCAGGGCTGGGGGTGATTGGAGTACCACTTATGCTCCTTCACCGTTCTACATGACATCAAAGATGAGATCTCTTTATCTTGAAGGATACAACTATTCCATTTTCGATCTAACAAGACATGACAGAGTCCAGATACAGGTACCTCTTGATAACCGATGTCTGCAACTTTCTCGTTCACCACTGCAGATATTGTTGAAGGTGGGAATAGTTGAGCTCTGCTGGGACTATCAAGGAGAATTGTTGAAGTGACAAGCAAAACATGCAGTTCAAAGCTTTTGATGTTAGCTTGAATTCCTGCACATGCTAGAGCAATAAATAACTTGTGGGTTCTTCTAGAATGCTGTCTTCAAGGACTATCAACATTCTTTTGCCGTCAAGATATACTAAGATTTGTTTAAGAAGAATAgactgaagaaagagaaaacaatgTCCATACTCGTTTTTTCGGTTAAGAGTAGCGTACTTTGTATAGGTGCAGGTGAATGGTCCAGTAAATTAAATATGCAGTGGAGATTATACAGCATCCTGAACCCGTCTAATTTCATCCTCTCTTTTACTGGGCTGGCAGATGCATAATAATTCAATCGAAGGAAGTCTAGTGCACGGCAACTCACCCACTGAGCTCCTTGAGCACTTCACAGGGACTATTGGGAGGCCCCCTGAGCTGCCTGAATGGATCATATCTGGAGCTGTAATTGGTATGCAGGGTGGCACAGACATGGTTCGCCATGTGTGGGATGAATTGAGGGCCTACAATGTTCCCATTTCTGCCTTTTGGTTGCAGGTAATTTCATGACTGCAcaagaaaattagcaaaaaagaGTAAAGACTTATCCAATTTCAGTAAATCAAATACAATGCCACTGACTTTA harbors:
- the LOC104444011 gene encoding pentatricopeptide repeat-containing protein At1g80270, mitochondrial isoform X2; this translates as MLESFDQAGDNTSSRRFMRVFNFSSKAHGRSCVGEDDYKAELGASINTKSISESKEDVDDGLISEAEFSHHDDEESSGSSLEKLETKTRPTGRTSVRRASSALFTAIVRTSSQSLRTVLDKWLEEGKDLGRDEISLTMSNLRGRKMYGRALQLSEWLKKHFPSSERDYASQVDLIAKVLGLEEAENYVENIPESFQGERVYRTLLASCVMANNIRKAEEVFNKMRDREFPLTPFACDQLLLLYSRHDRKKISDVLLLMEKENVKSSAFTYRLLINVKGRINDLKGMDQVVEAMKAEGMECDLMTKASLAQYYISGGMKEKVEAIVKEMEGGDWKRHRPACEYLLPIYAGLGKADEVRRVWALCMPKPTLSEFTAVMEAWGKLKDIKEAEATFNLMMETGCRIPSKTYLVLLKMYVDNKMPNKAKDVVRRMSDSGCVIGPLTWDALVRLYVEAGEVEKADSFLQKAVKKNPQKPMYSSMTAIMEEYAKRGDVHKSEKIFHQIRQAGYPGRAQLFRFLTMAYINAKAPAYGLWERMKADDIFPDKNLVRQLALVNPFKSSSVSNLLD
- the LOC104444011 gene encoding pentatricopeptide repeat-containing protein At1g80270, mitochondrial isoform X1; translated protein: MLDRFSGPHHPVQEALFRYSEGRDLVDDRQESFGVSMWALRRASGPLKNCSSGVVLGRSSSVKSESHVDDATGIIRLPMLESFDQAGDNTSSRRFMRVFNFSSKAHGRSCVGEDDYKAELGASINTKSISESKEDVDDGLISEAEFSHHDDEESSGSSLEKLETKTRPTGRTSVRRASSALFTAIVRTSSQSLRTVLDKWLEEGKDLGRDEISLTMSNLRGRKMYGRALQLSEWLKKHFPSSERDYASQVDLIAKVLGLEEAENYVENIPESFQGERVYRTLLASCVMANNIRKAEEVFNKMRDREFPLTPFACDQLLLLYSRHDRKKISDVLLLMEKENVKSSAFTYRLLINVKGRINDLKGMDQVVEAMKAEGMECDLMTKASLAQYYISGGMKEKVEAIVKEMEGGDWKRHRPACEYLLPIYAGLGKADEVRRVWALCMPKPTLSEFTAVMEAWGKLKDIKEAEATFNLMMETGCRIPSKTYLVLLKMYVDNKMPNKAKDVVRRMSDSGCVIGPLTWDALVRLYVEAGEVEKADSFLQKAVKKNPQKPMYSSMTAIMEEYAKRGDVHKSEKIFHQIRQAGYPGRAQLFRFLTMAYINAKAPAYGLWERMKADDIFPDKNLVRQLALVNPFKSSSVSNLLD
- the LOC104444030 gene encoding sulfoquinovosidase, producing the protein MSSLKITKKHHRHLNNPFPSAPKSLPFVQGTLFSESLTLATHQTFPIGKDFRLTWQSRNGGFLSVSHRLQPDKSLWSTIPGQAFVSGALAETEIQESRGSFVIKDREVRLVCDHQTIEDIRVIDHLDSFLHATDPDFPSGCVGFDQNDVKKTEFPVLMITGRIFSMKKKRPQDSSLSKKMTLGKDCTYARYWVFFGQKSSHQVGFQVRLGKPNFNLSQAISPAGLRRRQVLRLKLCQLRKKKLGWWWSFRRPRNYVAVSSAEDEIVGVKPPESTEFNRICLTYSSEKSEKFYGFGEQFSHMNFKGRRVPIFVQEQGIGRGDQPITFAANLVSHRAGGDWSTTYAPSPFYMTSKMRSLYLEGYNYSIFDLTRHDRVQIQMHNNSIEGSLVHGNSPTELLEHFTGTIGRPPELPEWIISGAVIGMQGGTDMVRHVWDELRAYNVPISAFWLQDWVGHRETFIGSQLWWNWEVDSTRYWGWRQLIKDLDAQHIRVMTYCNPCLAPAEENPNRRKNMFEEAKRLGILVRDKTGEPYMVPNTAFDVGMLDLTHPDTESWFKQILQDMVDDGIRGWMADFGEGLPVDAKLYSGEDPIVAHNRYPELWAKINRQFVDEWKSNHGEAEDPEDTLVFFMRAGFRESPKWGMLFWEGDQMVSWQVNDGIKSTVVGLLSSGLSGYAFNHSDIGGYCAVSLPLIRYHRSEELLLRWMELNAFTTIFRTHEGNKPSCNSQFYSNHKTFSHFARFAKVYSAWKFYRIQLIKEAAQKGLPVCRHLFLHYPEDDNVHKFTYQQFLVGTEILVVPVLDKGKNNVKAYFPVGESCPWQHIWTGKLYTNQGYEAWVESPIGQPAVFVKAGSLVGETFLKNLKDLNIL